Proteins encoded in a region of the Suncus etruscus isolate mSunEtr1 chromosome 1, mSunEtr1.pri.cur, whole genome shotgun sequence genome:
- the SLC31A2 gene encoding probable low affinity copper uptake protein 2 codes for MHFIFSNKVMLLFDFWSVHTPAGMALSVLVVLLLAVLYEGIKVAKAKLLHWALVSMPASNSQQLIEDTDQDSVASNLPSRGTTRLRWFMCHSGQSVLHILQVVISYFMMLAVMTYNTWIFLGVVLGSAVGYYLAYPLLSLG; via the exons ATGCATTTCATCTTCTCAAACAAGGTCATGCTTCTCTTTGATTTCTGGAGTGTTCACACCCCTGCAG GCATGGCCCTTTCAGTGCTGGTGGtcctgctcctggctgtgctgtaCGAAGGCATTAAAGTTGCCAAAGCCAAGTTGCTCCACTGGGCCCTGGTGAGCATGCCTGCCTCCAACAGCCAGCAGCTCATTGAGGACACAGACCAGGACTCTGTAGCCTCCAACCTGCCCTCCCGTGGCACAACTCGCCTCAG GTGGTTCATGTGTCACTCTGGCCAGTCTGTACTTCACATCTTGCAGGTAGTCATCAGCTACTTCATGATGTTGGCTGTCATGACCTACAACACCTGGATTTTTTTGGGTGTGGTGCTGGGCTCAGCTGTGGGCTACTACCTTGCCTACCCACTTCTCAGCTTAGGTTAG